Proteins encoded by one window of Phosphitispora fastidiosa:
- a CDS encoding BMP family lipoprotein translates to MAFRRVVIFGLLVVVISIIGGCSGKAASDKQEYKQYGSRGPESIGVILGSAEKTGGLLNAAAASSVKGLAGEQGLEYTILSPGDLVNNAETIRFLAENGHDLIIAVGPELQEDLSRLAPEYPDTAFAIIEGEVDQPNVLSIKIGDDEGVFLAGVAAASLTKTNLVGYIGGELTDTRQEKAFAQGVQYINLAEGKQVKVVAVYAGVTKEAAAEPERGKELGNKLYDAGSDVVFTAAGSLGKGLAGAAAERRKIALANDRQLLETMSSNVYSAVVQKPEKAVYTAAAGILKNGVSGGRAAYGLKEGSVDFVLSQEVSPELTNKIIAVREQVKNDQIKLYTVQIPEGLVTKLSHLPVDLKRTSGTAQPGVRETRQGTGSSGAAGSTAPNAGSPTGNGSAGEGQPGD, encoded by the coding sequence ATGGCGTTTAGACGTGTGGTAATATTTGGTTTACTGGTGGTAGTAATTTCTATCATTGGCGGCTGCTCCGGGAAGGCTGCTTCTGACAAACAGGAATATAAGCAGTATGGCTCTCGCGGACCGGAAAGCATCGGGGTTATTCTGGGGTCTGCGGAGAAGACCGGAGGGTTATTAAATGCTGCTGCAGCTTCAAGCGTGAAGGGATTAGCCGGAGAGCAGGGTTTGGAGTACACCATATTGTCACCCGGCGACCTGGTGAACAATGCCGAAACAATTAGGTTTCTGGCTGAGAACGGCCATGACCTCATAATTGCCGTCGGCCCGGAGCTGCAGGAGGATCTTAGCCGTTTAGCGCCTGAATACCCGGATACGGCGTTTGCCATTATCGAGGGCGAAGTAGACCAGCCAAATGTTTTAAGTATAAAAATCGGTGATGATGAAGGCGTTTTTCTGGCCGGAGTTGCTGCGGCATCTCTGACCAAAACAAACCTCGTTGGCTATATCGGAGGGGAACTGACTGATACCAGGCAGGAGAAAGCCTTTGCCCAGGGTGTCCAGTATATTAATCTGGCTGAAGGGAAACAGGTAAAGGTTGTTGCTGTCTATGCAGGGGTTACCAAAGAGGCTGCCGCGGAACCGGAACGTGGTAAAGAACTGGGGAACAAGCTGTATGACGCGGGGAGTGATGTGGTTTTTACGGCAGCCGGCAGCCTTGGCAAGGGTTTAGCCGGAGCGGCTGCAGAAAGGCGCAAAATTGCCCTCGCCAATGACCGGCAGCTGCTGGAAACAATGTCCTCGAATGTTTATAGTGCAGTTGTGCAGAAACCCGAAAAAGCGGTTTATACTGCTGCCGCCGGGATACTGAAAAACGGTGTTTCAGGTGGCAGGGCTGCATACGGCCTCAAAGAAGGCAGCGTCGATTTTGTCTTAAGCCAGGAGGTCTCCCCAGAATTAACCAATAAAATCATCGCTGTCAGGGAACAGGTTAAAAATGATCAAATAAAGCTCTATACGGTGCAAATACCGGAAGGGCTGGTAACTAAACTGAGCCACCTGCCGGTTGATCTTAAACGGACTTCAGGAACTGCACAGCCGGGAGTCCGCGAAACCCGCCAGGGAACAGGCTCATCCGGTGCAGCGGGCAGTACTGCGCCCAATGCAGGAAGTCCCACCGGTAACGGCAGTGCAGGAGAAGGTCAGCCTGGGGATTAA
- a CDS encoding DNA translocase FtsK, producing MAKASDRQRNRFYQIVGIGCLTFAVLSFVSLFSNSTGVVGEFVVKAVNVVAGEGKYVFPLVIAFLGVKMMMEWHKARFEKEMLVGVALLFALVLVLLHLQLDTAQKDLTKVGIQGEGGGIIGGVLSAILLTAFGRTGTYIILVALVVIAVMLTTNISFPTMWKFVSGQAVMIWNRIRDMVSGFIFTEVEEDDEDTVPEVLPKKTPEKRRVLFDSSIFNFGKEQDEDITVKAEEDDFPKINIYPEPIEKILANEENRERADVISIEERKTRSKKTESQKDGTPQLPTSSTSNFSLPPLTLFSKNTKTRSPRMNKDITDNVRILEDTLESFGVKAKVTQVSRGPAITRYEIQPAPGVKVSRIVNLADDISLGLAASGVRIEAPIPGKAAVGIEVPNKEISVVTMRELLESEEFAKASSKLAFVLGKDIAGTTILADLAQMPHLLIAGATGSGKSVCMNTLIASILFRARPDEVKLLMIDPKMVELTTYNGIPHLISPVVTDSKKAATSLRWAVREMEKRYEHFARSGVKDIYRFNQAVKAGNAEYESGFMPFIMVVIDELADLMMVAPADVEDAICRLAQMARAAGMHLVVATQRPSVDVITGLIKANIPSRIAFAVSSQTDSRTILDMAGAEKLLGKGDMLFFPVGAVKPIRVQGAFMSDKEVEALVSHLKQQGVPQFEEGVIQDDSHSAKDSGEVDELFKEAVQILIESGQASISMLQRRLRIGYARAARLIDMMEERGIVGKYEGSKPRALLMTMEQFIRTFGDEP from the coding sequence ATGGCAAAGGCTTCGGACCGGCAGAGAAATAGATTTTATCAAATAGTTGGCATTGGCTGCCTGACTTTTGCAGTCCTTTCCTTTGTCAGCCTGTTTTCAAATTCAACAGGAGTGGTTGGGGAGTTTGTGGTTAAAGCAGTTAATGTAGTAGCAGGGGAAGGAAAGTATGTATTTCCCCTTGTAATTGCCTTTCTGGGCGTAAAAATGATGATGGAGTGGCACAAGGCAAGGTTTGAAAAGGAAATGCTGGTCGGGGTCGCCCTGCTTTTTGCCCTTGTACTGGTACTTTTACATTTACAGTTGGATACTGCCCAAAAGGATTTAACCAAGGTCGGAATTCAGGGCGAGGGCGGCGGGATAATCGGCGGGGTATTGTCTGCTATTCTCCTTACGGCTTTTGGCAGAACAGGGACCTACATAATTCTGGTCGCCCTTGTGGTAATTGCCGTGATGCTGACCACAAATATATCCTTTCCTACCATGTGGAAATTTGTCAGCGGTCAGGCAGTAATGATATGGAACCGCATTAGGGATATGGTCTCAGGTTTTATATTTACCGAGGTCGAGGAAGATGATGAAGATACAGTCCCTGAGGTTTTGCCCAAAAAGACGCCTGAGAAACGCCGGGTACTTTTTGACAGCAGCATTTTCAATTTCGGGAAGGAGCAAGATGAAGATATCACGGTAAAGGCCGAAGAAGATGATTTTCCCAAGATAAATATATATCCGGAACCTATTGAAAAGATTCTTGCAAATGAAGAGAACAGGGAGCGGGCTGACGTAATCAGTATTGAAGAGAGAAAAACAAGAAGCAAAAAAACTGAAAGTCAAAAAGATGGAACTCCCCAGTTACCAACAAGTTCAACCTCGAACTTCAGCCTTCCTCCACTGACACTGTTTTCAAAGAATACGAAAACCAGAAGCCCCAGGATGAATAAAGATATCACAGATAATGTAAGAATATTGGAGGACACTCTTGAAAGCTTTGGTGTCAAGGCCAAAGTAACCCAGGTGTCCAGAGGACCCGCAATAACAAGGTATGAGATCCAGCCTGCACCCGGTGTGAAGGTAAGCCGGATTGTAAATCTGGCAGATGATATATCACTGGGGCTGGCAGCATCAGGTGTCCGTATAGAGGCGCCGATACCCGGCAAAGCAGCGGTGGGTATAGAGGTCCCCAATAAAGAGATTTCGGTTGTAACTATGCGCGAGCTTTTAGAGTCTGAGGAGTTTGCTAAGGCCTCTTCCAAGCTTGCCTTTGTTCTGGGCAAGGATATTGCCGGGACAACTATACTGGCTGATCTGGCCCAGATGCCTCACCTCCTCATTGCCGGGGCCACCGGGTCAGGTAAGAGTGTGTGTATGAACACCCTGATAGCAAGTATACTTTTCAGGGCCAGACCTGATGAGGTTAAGCTCCTCATGATTGACCCCAAAATGGTTGAACTGACAACGTACAACGGAATTCCACACCTTATTTCACCTGTTGTCACTGATTCCAAGAAGGCAGCTACTTCACTGAGGTGGGCTGTCCGGGAGATGGAAAAGAGATATGAACACTTTGCCAGATCAGGGGTAAAGGATATATACAGGTTTAATCAAGCTGTGAAGGCTGGGAATGCAGAGTATGAATCGGGATTTATGCCCTTTATCATGGTAGTTATTGATGAACTGGCTGACTTGATGATGGTGGCGCCTGCCGATGTGGAGGATGCCATATGCCGCCTGGCCCAGATGGCCAGGGCTGCAGGCATGCATCTGGTAGTGGCCACCCAGAGACCCTCGGTTGATGTAATTACAGGATTGATTAAGGCAAATATTCCTTCGCGGATTGCCTTTGCCGTATCCTCACAGACAGATTCCAGGACCATTCTTGATATGGCCGGCGCCGAAAAGCTGCTGGGCAAAGGGGATATGCTTTTCTTCCCTGTCGGGGCTGTCAAGCCTATCAGGGTTCAGGGAGCGTTTATGTCAGACAAGGAAGTGGAAGCCCTTGTTTCTCACCTTAAACAGCAGGGAGTCCCGCAATTTGAGGAAGGGGTTATCCAGGATGATTCTCACAGCGCTAAGGACAGCGGTGAGGTAGACGAGCTGTTTAAAGAGGCGGTCCAGATATTGATTGAAAGCGGTCAGGCATCTATTTCCATGCTGCAACGGCGATTACGGATTGGGTATGCCAGAGCGGCCAGGCTGATAGACATGATGGAAGAACGCGGGATTGTTGGAAAATATGAAGGAAGTAAGCCAAGGGCGCTATTAATGACAATGGAACAGTTTATCAGAACCTTTGGGGATGAGCCATAG
- a CDS encoding ClpP family protease, translating into MSEYYWTRYPGPMNSDGSVPGRFPFTGGQTPFDPNYYNPQSPVPPGTPGTEGEPGIPPLPGGEPQAEPQRVRKTKQAANKKGDVVDTIKELGQMTVPQTKTNIHCMTIVGQIEGHLVLPPQNKTTKYEHIIPQLVALEENPEIEGVLIVLNTVGGDVEAGLAIAEMITSMSKATVSLVLGGGHSIGVPIAVSSNYSYIAETASMTIHPIRLTGLVIGVPQTYEYLDKMQDRVVNFLTRHSQVTDNKIRELMFRTGDLARDIGTVLIGKDAVEAGLINEVGGISHAVKKLNQLIEEGRNSGGLVQ; encoded by the coding sequence ATGTCTGAATATTACTGGACGCGTTACCCCGGGCCGATGAATTCCGACGGTTCCGTACCGGGACGGTTTCCTTTTACAGGGGGACAGACACCGTTTGACCCCAACTATTATAATCCCCAGTCACCTGTGCCTCCGGGGACACCGGGAACCGAAGGTGAACCGGGGATACCTCCATTGCCCGGCGGGGAGCCACAGGCTGAACCTCAGCGGGTTAGAAAAACAAAGCAGGCAGCTAATAAAAAGGGGGATGTTGTTGATACCATAAAAGAACTGGGACAGATGACTGTGCCCCAGACCAAGACCAATATTCACTGTATGACCATTGTAGGTCAGATAGAAGGTCACTTGGTGCTGCCACCGCAAAATAAGACAACAAAGTACGAGCACATAATACCACAATTGGTTGCTTTGGAAGAGAATCCTGAAATTGAAGGGGTTCTGATTGTGTTAAATACTGTTGGCGGGGATGTGGAGGCAGGTCTGGCAATTGCTGAAATGATAACTAGCATGTCCAAAGCCACTGTGTCACTAGTGCTGGGTGGTGGACACAGTATTGGGGTTCCCATCGCCGTTTCCTCCAATTACTCATATATTGCGGAAACTGCAAGCATGACAATACACCCAATCAGGCTTACCGGACTTGTTATCGGAGTACCCCAAACATATGAGTATCTGGATAAAATGCAGGACAGAGTGGTAAACTTTCTTACCAGGCATTCACAGGTTACCGATAACAAGATTAGGGAGTTGATGTTCCGGACTGGGGACTTGGCCCGGGACATTGGTACGGTTCTGATAGGCAAAGATGCTGTAGAAGCCGGCCTGATTAATGAAGTAGGAGGAATCTCCCATGCTGTCAAAAAGCTCAACCAGTTGATTGAAGAAGGCAGAAATTCAGGGGGACTGGTGCAATGA
- a CDS encoding YkvI family membrane protein yields the protein MPLSIKDTWKVATTFIGTIVGAGFASGQEILKFFGHFGPPGILGILLSCIIFCAGGTLIMVLGHQLRASSFGDVVIYVCGSRLGRVVDLVLGVFLFGSLSVMLAGSGAVLCQQWGLPYWLGTLFTLIISLAVVLSGIRGIISANSVVVPLMITICLLAIVPAISGDRLLAICSDFRPVSAGASSLWYVSALLYAAYNLTLGVSVLAPLGNEIKDRRSLVFGGVFGGLGLGGLAMLINLAILSHYPASAGYEIPSLFVAGSMTAVIQAVFSFVLWAEIFTTIIGTIYGLAARITANTRFGYLSVTIVLLLGALVLSQFGFSGLVGTLYPLFGYVSLVFLICLFSYPLIKKS from the coding sequence ATGCCGCTGTCTATCAAGGATACCTGGAAGGTTGCCACAACCTTTATAGGTACAATCGTGGGGGCAGGCTTTGCATCAGGACAGGAAATTTTAAAGTTTTTCGGCCACTTTGGTCCGCCAGGGATTCTCGGTATTTTGCTAAGCTGCATCATCTTCTGTGCCGGGGGAACCCTCATCATGGTTCTCGGTCATCAGCTGAGAGCCAGCTCCTTCGGTGATGTTGTCATATATGTCTGTGGCAGCAGGCTGGGCCGTGTGGTTGACCTTGTGCTCGGGGTATTCCTGTTCGGCAGCCTCAGTGTGATGCTGGCCGGTTCTGGAGCAGTACTCTGCCAACAGTGGGGTTTGCCATACTGGCTGGGAACACTGTTTACCCTGATAATCTCACTGGCTGTCGTCCTCTCCGGAATCCGGGGCATCATAAGCGCCAACTCGGTAGTTGTTCCCTTAATGATTACTATATGTCTTCTGGCCATTGTTCCGGCCATATCCGGCGACAGGCTTCTGGCCATATGTTCGGATTTCCGTCCTGTCTCCGCGGGAGCTTCTAGCCTGTGGTATGTCTCTGCCCTGCTTTATGCCGCCTATAATCTGACCCTTGGTGTATCTGTACTGGCCCCTTTGGGCAATGAAATAAAAGACCGCCGTTCCCTTGTCTTCGGCGGTGTTTTTGGCGGTCTTGGACTTGGTGGGCTGGCAATGCTGATTAACCTTGCCATCCTCAGCCACTACCCGGCTTCAGCCGGTTATGAAATTCCCAGCCTCTTTGTAGCCGGGTCAATGACCGCAGTCATACAGGCTGTTTTTTCCTTTGTCCTCTGGGCTGAAATTTTCACAACTATCATCGGCACTATCTATGGCCTTGCAGCCAGGATTACAGCTAATACCAGATTCGGTTACTTAAGTGTGACCATTGTACTCCTGTTAGGGGCGCTGGTCCTTAGCCAGTTCGGATTTTCCGGTCTGGTGGGCACATTGTACCCGTTGTTTGGCTATGTTTCGCTGGTCTTCCTGATCTGCCTTTTTTCATACCCACTTATAAAGAAGAGTTAA
- a CDS encoding YlzJ-like family protein, whose amino-acid sequence MTLIYTPLPIEMVLEGIDRTGPQYQELEVQGVKLQVEQCGLDRCRIVRLISTNPMDYLKNEYQPGTELRFVPQFADN is encoded by the coding sequence ATGACACTAATATATACTCCGCTGCCAATAGAAATGGTTCTTGAGGGTATTGACAGAACCGGGCCGCAATATCAGGAATTGGAAGTCCAGGGGGTTAAACTTCAGGTTGAACAGTGTGGTCTTGACAGGTGCAGGATTGTACGGCTGATCAGCACCAATCCCATGGATTACCTAAAAAACGAATATCAGCCGGGCACTGAGCTTAGGTTCGTGCCACAGTTTGCGGATAATTGA
- a CDS encoding undecaprenyl-diphosphate phosphatase: MGILESIILGVIQGLTEFLPISSSGHLVLFQKLLGVEEGVLTFDVLLHLGTLVAVIGVFRNDIISILKRPWQKLTALLLVATIPTGIIGLTFKDFFERLFESGSTLGIEFILTGLIIWFADKARDRGKQMEDISYLDAVLVGTMQGVAILPAISRSGLTIAGSLFRGIDRETAARFSFLVSIPAIAGATILDLKDLQSLPAGMGLPYLIGPLVAAVSGYWAIKFMIRVLQKGSMRGFAYYVWGLSIVVIALQLTGRL; this comes from the coding sequence ATGGGTATTCTAGAATCCATAATTCTTGGAGTAATTCAGGGTCTGACGGAGTTTCTGCCTATCAGCAGTTCAGGTCACCTGGTTTTGTTTCAGAAACTGCTGGGGGTTGAAGAGGGTGTCCTCACTTTTGATGTTCTGTTACACTTGGGAACACTGGTTGCAGTAATTGGTGTGTTCCGGAATGATATCATATCAATACTCAAACGCCCCTGGCAGAAGCTGACAGCCCTCCTCCTGGTGGCGACAATTCCAACAGGAATAATTGGGCTGACCTTTAAAGATTTTTTTGAAAGGCTTTTTGAATCTGGAAGTACTCTGGGAATTGAGTTCATCCTCACCGGTCTCATTATATGGTTTGCTGACAAAGCCAGGGATCGCGGCAAACAAATGGAGGATATCTCGTATTTGGATGCGGTGCTTGTTGGGACAATGCAGGGGGTTGCAATTCTGCCAGCTATTTCGCGTTCCGGGCTCACCATTGCCGGGTCATTATTTAGGGGAATTGACCGGGAGACTGCGGCGCGGTTTTCCTTTCTGGTATCCATACCTGCAATAGCGGGGGCTACCATTTTGGATCTCAAAGACCTCCAAAGTCTGCCGGCCGGAATGGGACTGCCTTATCTCATCGGTCCTCTGGTAGCTGCTGTGTCCGGCTATTGGGCCATTAAATTTATGATCAGGGTCCTGCAGAAAGGGAGTATGAGAGGTTTTGCTTATTATGTCTGGGGGCTCAGTATAGTGGTAATAGCGCTCCAGTTGACTGGAAGACTGTAG
- a CDS encoding LytR/AlgR family response regulator transcription factor, giving the protein MLKAMLVDDEVFALKELQLQLESLPNIQIAGSFTNPFEGFFNISVLNPDVVFLDIDMPEVSGIYLAEQIMTTHPEVEIIFVTAFDQYALDAFELNAVDYILKPVTLERIQKAVSRLEEKIEKNIATDFCSLSNQYEESVKKFFIYEEDNIILLSFRDIYYIEALNKSARIRTQGRSYNSGHPLHYFENKLKNLNFFRPHRGYLVNLEKIAEIIPKINYSFDIKLTGIDDLIPVSRANVKLLKQLLEL; this is encoded by the coding sequence ATGTTAAAAGCAATGCTGGTTGATGATGAGGTATTTGCCCTTAAGGAACTGCAATTACAACTGGAAAGCCTTCCTAATATTCAAATAGCAGGCTCTTTTACCAATCCCTTTGAAGGCTTCTTCAATATATCTGTACTAAATCCCGATGTAGTCTTTTTGGATATTGACATGCCTGAAGTCAGCGGCATTTACCTGGCAGAACAGATTATGACCACCCATCCCGAGGTGGAAATCATTTTTGTCACAGCCTTTGATCAGTATGCCCTGGATGCCTTTGAACTCAATGCTGTGGATTATATCCTCAAGCCCGTTACATTGGAAAGGATCCAAAAGGCCGTCTCCAGGCTGGAAGAAAAAATTGAAAAAAACATTGCTACTGACTTCTGTTCCTTAAGCAATCAATATGAGGAGTCGGTGAAAAAGTTCTTTATTTATGAAGAAGATAATATTATCCTCCTGAGCTTTAGAGATATCTACTATATTGAGGCTCTCAATAAATCTGCCCGCATTCGCACTCAGGGCAGGTCTTATAACTCCGGTCATCCCCTTCATTATTTTGAAAACAAACTAAAAAACCTTAACTTTTTCCGGCCCCATCGAGGTTATCTGGTTAATCTTGAAAAAATTGCCGAAATTATCCCGAAAATTAATTACTCTTTTGATATCAAGCTGACCGGTATTGATGATTTAATTCCGGTCAGCAGGGCTAATGTCAAGCTGCTGAAACAATTGCTGGAGCTTTAA
- a CDS encoding sensor histidine kinase: MKHYKGYIIYLLIISLVSLIIVIEYNSFKNNRGIVRTELTAQQGILDLTDWDFANYPLHSLDGEWLFFYQQFVKPDNKESSAHGVITVPGLWNSFEYNGAKIGSSGYGTYKLKVLLPSDSKEKLALKVPDMSCSYRLFINGEEISSNGIVGTSPTEELPQWKPLIRSLNTNSSQLDIVIHVSNFHHVKGGIWESIVLGTEAAVYKNRELNLLLSFILIGVLFISVLYYLVIFSVMQNDMTSLYLAMFSLMAGLRELLVREVVIFLLFPNTSFNLISKLEYITVPSGPVLLALSLYSLYQAEFPKKVLYTIVTVFSVYIIIIIFTPLKIFGPLMHLYLILFVIAFIYLITVIAAAAKKKKPGAGTLLFGTCFLLLTALIDMGYVYKVHNNYDLAYTFSIGLIIFILCQMHSLSLYIADVFQQAQRLAKAEMAFLQAQIVPHFLYNTLNTIIHLTRESPEKARSLLTELSNYLHGKFNFDLYHKNTSVSLEYELGIVKSYLAIESVRFNDRLKVNYQVEEQALNYKILPFLLQPLVENAVKHGFRNNPEACIIVISAFFQENNLMLSVSDNGLGMPKAKILALTKGDSKELGTGLNNINQRLNVAYGTGLSITSAINTGTTINIKIPLSNISIPLRSEQSYVKSNAG, encoded by the coding sequence ATGAAGCATTACAAAGGTTACATAATCTATCTATTAATAATCTCCCTGGTCTCCCTGATTATTGTTATTGAATACAACAGTTTTAAAAATAACAGAGGCATAGTAAGAACTGAACTTACAGCACAACAGGGCATACTTGATTTAACTGATTGGGATTTTGCTAATTACCCATTACACTCACTTGACGGCGAATGGTTATTTTTCTATCAACAGTTTGTCAAACCTGATAACAAAGAGAGTTCAGCTCATGGAGTTATTACTGTCCCCGGTTTATGGAATTCCTTTGAATATAACGGGGCAAAAATTGGTTCATCCGGTTACGGTACATATAAACTAAAGGTTTTACTTCCCTCTGATTCCAAAGAAAAACTAGCCCTGAAAGTACCTGATATGTCCTGCAGCTACCGTCTTTTTATAAACGGTGAAGAGATATCCTCCAATGGCATTGTGGGGACATCACCGACAGAAGAACTCCCCCAATGGAAGCCCTTGATTAGGAGTTTAAACACTAATTCCAGCCAACTGGATATTGTGATTCACGTTTCTAACTTTCACCATGTGAAGGGCGGCATCTGGGAGTCCATTGTACTGGGCACCGAAGCAGCGGTTTACAAAAACCGGGAATTGAACCTCCTGCTTAGCTTTATTCTGATTGGCGTGTTGTTCATTTCAGTTCTTTATTACCTGGTCATTTTTTCAGTAATGCAAAACGATATGACCAGTCTGTATCTGGCCATGTTTTCTCTAATGGCCGGTTTAAGGGAGCTATTAGTCAGAGAGGTGGTCATTTTTTTACTGTTTCCAAATACATCCTTCAACCTCATATCAAAGCTGGAATACATTACAGTCCCCTCAGGGCCTGTTCTCCTGGCATTATCATTGTACAGCCTGTACCAGGCAGAATTCCCCAAGAAGGTTTTATATACTATTGTAACTGTTTTTTCGGTTTACATAATTATTATCATTTTTACCCCCTTAAAAATATTTGGGCCTCTGATGCACTTGTATTTGATTCTTTTCGTCATTGCCTTTATTTATTTGATTACCGTTATTGCCGCTGCTGCCAAAAAAAAGAAGCCGGGTGCAGGTACGCTGCTTTTTGGTACCTGTTTCCTGCTTCTAACTGCTTTGATAGATATGGGTTATGTTTACAAGGTTCATAATAATTATGACCTGGCTTATACATTTTCCATCGGACTCATTATTTTTATTCTTTGTCAAATGCACTCATTATCTTTATATATAGCAGATGTTTTTCAACAGGCACAGCGATTGGCTAAAGCAGAGATGGCTTTTTTACAGGCACAGATTGTCCCGCATTTTTTGTATAACACCCTGAATACCATCATCCATCTCACCAGGGAATCGCCGGAAAAGGCCCGCAGCCTGCTTACAGAATTAAGCAATTATCTTCATGGCAAATTTAATTTTGACTTATATCATAAAAACACATCTGTCTCTCTTGAATACGAGCTGGGTATTGTAAAATCCTATCTGGCAATCGAGTCAGTCCGGTTTAATGACCGCTTGAAAGTAAATTATCAGGTAGAGGAACAGGCCCTAAACTATAAGATATTACCGTTTCTCCTCCAGCCGCTGGTAGAAAATGCGGTCAAACACGGTTTCAGAAATAATCCTGAAGCTTGCATTATAGTTATTTCCGCGTTTTTTCAAGAAAACAACTTAATGCTCTCAGTTTCTGATAACGGATTGGGAATGCCAAAAGCTAAAATACTGGCACTGACAAAAGGTGATTCTAAAGAGCTCGGGACCGGTCTTAATAATATAAATCAGCGCTTGAATGTTGCTTATGGAACCGGTTTAAGTATTACCAGCGCAATAAATACGGGTACCACTATTAATATAAAGATCCCGTTAAGTAATATAAGCATCCCGTTAAGGAGTGAGCAAAGCTATGTTAAAAGCAATGCTGGTTGA